The Candidatus Hydrogenedentota bacterium genome has a window encoding:
- the rplC gene encoding 50S ribosomal protein L3 — translation MLKGLLGLKLGMTRVFTEDGLWIPVTLLQAGPCTVVQRKTRDTDGYEAVQVGFGDKKEKRCTKPLLNHFKKAGVDPKRVLREFQVEDESPLKPGDEIRTDIFKKGDRVDVSGLSKGRGFAGVMKRHGFAGGPSSHGSKFHRRPGSAGASASPSEIVKGKKLPGRMGNGSVTVQNLEIVDVDPEKNLLVVRGAIPGANGGVIVVKHTVKGAR, via the coding sequence TTACCGAGGATGGCCTATGGATCCCCGTGACCCTGCTTCAGGCAGGTCCCTGCACCGTGGTTCAGCGTAAAACCCGGGATACCGATGGATATGAAGCCGTCCAAGTTGGTTTCGGCGATAAAAAAGAAAAGCGTTGTACCAAGCCTTTGTTAAATCATTTCAAGAAGGCCGGTGTCGATCCGAAACGTGTACTTCGTGAATTCCAAGTGGAAGATGAAAGTCCGCTGAAACCGGGCGACGAAATTCGTACCGATATCTTCAAAAAAGGTGATCGGGTCGATGTGTCCGGCTTAAGTAAAGGGCGCGGCTTCGCAGGCGTTATGAAACGTCACGGCTTCGCAGGCGGACCGAGTTCACACGGTTCAAAGTTCCATCGTCGACCCGGTTCTGCTGGTGCGAGTGCTTCACCGTCTGAAATCGTGAAGGGCAAGAAACTGCCCGGTCGGATGGGTAATGGCTCGGTCACCGTCCAAAATCTTGAAATTGTCGACGTTGATCCCGAAAAAAACCTGTTGGTTGTTCGAGGAGCGATTCCTGGCGCCAACGGTGGTGTAATAGTAGTCAAACATACAGTGAAGGGAGCCAGATAA